Below is a genomic region from Xiphophorus hellerii strain 12219 chromosome 17, Xiphophorus_hellerii-4.1, whole genome shotgun sequence.
ataaccaggtgaagctaataCTGAGGAAATCCTCAGCGCCGCGTCTTCATGCGTCCTAATGTCTGCAGAAACCACCGAGCTGCTGACACAGAACCGACTGCTTCTTTCCTCATCCAATAACTCAGAAACCAGTTCCTCCATGaaacaggagaaaggcttcagACTGAGAGGAAGAGCCGCTGCGATTGGCTCAAACTTCTCTGCTTAAAGCAACTTTTCTACCTTTTCAGCCTGTTGTCATGTTTCCCTCTTCAGAAATAAACCTGATGACAAACCTTTAAATCtctgtggcaaccattcagctgcaaaCATCTGGGTGgacttagccccgccttcgagacgcagctcctccctcactcagctccttcagactagccagcagcaattagcaaacagctgctgagctcattaggagctgctgctcagagcaacactGGCAACATGTTTTGATTATGAATGAAGCAAAACATTTCCATAAGTTCTTatgtaaaatctgtttttaacagtttttaaaaagtaactagCTTCAAACTTTGCTGTCTGTCTTTCTTCATTTTACATATTCATACCAAAAACTCATCTcactcaaaaaaatgttttcctttgtgaaAGAGAAACCATTTTGTTCTACAGTCTGATaacataattacatttattttcattttgttagctttcataataaaacattttatgtcatACGTATTTAGAAAATCGCTGTTAGTGGCTCattgtgagttttattttgtagcatcGGGGGCAGAAGTGATTGTTTGAATGGAAGAGGTTGAAACTGGGAGAGCTGGATGTTCCAAACTGGTTTaggaataaaacagatttaccTTTAGCTTCTGGAAAATCACCTCCAACCTGATGAGTCCGGACGCCGACCTTCAAACATCAGGAAACAGGAGGCAGGTTAGAGGGGCGTGTGCAAACACCTGACCACTCAGTTAACCTACATGCTTGAACTAGACCAAATGTTCAACCTTCCagctcaacatttttattttgttttttttcgttCTGCATCTTAGTTTTAATCAGATCTGGAAGACTGATGGAGGTTCTCACTTtccaagattttaaaatattctttctgCTGTTGCAAAAATTAAGACAAACACTTTGGAAAGTATTGAGCATGTCCAAGTTTTAGAAGGTCGAGAAACACGGAGAGCAGCAGAAATCCTTCAGAAagtttctcctcctccagcctATTGAAGATCAACTGAGATTCTTCagccaaacaaaccaaaccgtTCAGGTTCGTCTCAGTGGAGGATCTTCCTGAACATGGAGGTCACACAAACCTTCAGGAAATGTCAGGAAATGACTTTTCTTCCTGTAGCTAAACTTCAGGCTCATGGCTTCtgaactatttttgtttttgtaacatctGGTGTGAATTTTATGAACCattagaaacatatttacatcAGAACATCTTCTCCCCGCTGTGACGACAAGCTGCTCCTCTTTCTGGTTTCATTTCTGAACCCAAGGAAATTCCCAGATTTCCAAGCTCTCCGTTCCTGCTGCCgtcccccctcccccacatgctgctgcagcaggactgCTGGCCGGTGCGGAGGCTGCTGCCGCTCCGACTGCATTTATCACCGTCTGGCATCGCTGTAATTTCAGTGTTCAGATGCAATCGCTCCCGACTCCCCTCAGGAGTAAACAATAACAAGCtcaaacacaaaagacaaacaaggtctgcaggacacacacacgcacacacacacccacgcacacacacacacacacacacacacagcaacaatAATATACACCCACCGTCTGCTTTCTGcactgaaacatttcatttctgtCTTCATCAACATGGGAAACCTGATCTGAGCTGAACCTCAACGTTAGCATCATTTTAgtttaagttttatttcataacttctgTAAACACGTCTTAACCTTCTATTTATTGTCAGACACTGCCACCTGGTGGAAACTATGAAAACAGCAACAGGGATCCTCCTGCCTTTAAATCACTCTTAATGATgtgtaaaaagtttttattcccTCAACAATCAATGTTTAAACGCGTCACAAAGCAGCTTGAAATTATTTCAGCAATCTGGAGGTTTTTACCCAAATTCAGccaaaacaaaggaaacatcTCAAACTTTCAcgtttagtttttctgttgaaCCAAAGACTTCCATGAATCCGTTACATAAAAGATTTAAAGGTggtgaaatattatttttacgtTTTAAAACAGATACTAAAAATTTTGGAGCTGAAATAAAGAGCTGGAAATCAAACAAGgatttaaatgacatttgatgatttctgaatatttgatgttttcagttttcccGCAGTTTGAGTGTAAAGTTTAGTTTATTGATGCTCACCCAGTCTGAGGATCCTCCTGATCAGCTGATTGATTCCAGCAGCTCTGAGTTTAACGAGCTGCAGAAGCGCAGAGGAACCAGGAAGACCCGGACCAGAACTACAGGTCCAGTTCATAGACATAAAATACTAGAACTCATCTGTGGTTCTGGTCCAATTCAGAGTATAAAGGACCAACTTTAAATCAGTTTATTCCAGAATGAAATGATTTCTATAGAATGAGTCAGATTGTTTGGATCCATGGCAGACGCAgcagttttccaggttttccaggttttccagaCCATGATGGAACCAGCATGTTGGACATTCATGTTctggattttatatttcttactTCTGTAACCATGACAAGACGTTTTTACAAGTGCCAGGATCTGATCAGCATCTTGAATAACACCTCAACGACTCCGTCTCTCTAACTGTACAGGTTaagagaagcagcaaaagcaaaggaggtggattagcagagctgctAACAGCTGATGGAGTTACTGTAGAAAATCAGCTCTGCTGCCTGGAAGTgtagctgttagcatgttacAACAGTCTCCAGTCAGAGCCTTGTTTGGATTTGCTGCATgcctgactgctactggagatccgtCCGGCCCGCAGCATCACTACCAAAGTCTCTGTGGAGAAACTTGGATGATCAGTTAtgtttaaaatctctttgggaTGAAGCGTTTCTGATTTAATGTGGACCAAACGTTGACAGCagactgtaatttttttattttatctgattaatgTCATTCAGAGACAGGAAACAGATCCAGGTTCTGGTTAGAGCTTTATTTTCTCCACATATTTtacaaacagaagcagaaatctTCATTAGACTCAAACAAACATCAAGTCTGCAGCGATGGAACAGAATCCACGGCCCGGTCCGGTCTGGAACAGAAACCACGGCCTGGTCCAGTTTATCTGCAGACAGACCAGAGCCATCAGAACCAACCAGAATCTGAGCAGAAGCTACTTCCTACTGCTGCAGCTAGCTGCTAAAGCTAGCCTAGCACCACACCGCTACGCCATGTTACCTCCTGTTAGTCCCTGAGttcagcaggaggaggagcagagaacAGTTAGACATGCAGGAGGAAATGATGaagagcaaacaggaagtgatgaagaggagcaggaagtgatgaagagtgaacaggaagtgatgaacagtaagcaggaagtgatgaagaGCAGACTTACAGGGCTGCAGCTCCAGAGATGATCTCAATGAGCTCCTTGGTGATGACGGCCTGCCGGGTCCGGTTGAAGGTCAATGTCAACTTATCGATCATCTCAGCTggagcaaaacacaaaacatggaGTCAGAGTGGAGGATGGAGCGGATTGGAGCGGACCAGAAAACATCCCACTCCATCAGAGATGATGGAGGACAGACATGTTGTCTGTTTTCCAGCCACAGCCTTCACCCCCGATGCCGTTTCCATGGCAACTCCTCCTTAAATCCGTCCAGGTTTGGTTGAAGTTGCAGCATcgccttttattttgaagggccaacttttcaaaataaagttgaaaagttGGCccttttcaacttttattttgaagtagttagcagacttttattttgaagggccAGCATAATCTCCGTGTTGTAAACCAGGGTGTGCAGCCTGTGGTTCGGGCCACAACTGGCTCTTTGGACATAAAAAGTTTGACtggacatttttcagttttttatgcaATAATTACGTTTAgtttccacaacagaatgatactaaaagtacaaataatttttatttaaattatttttcctgCTCTGAGGCTGGAAAATGTGTGCAAATATCAAttaattatgagaaaaaagtcaaatatttaaacctaaaaataaaaagtttaaaaaacaacacatttcctGTATTAAAAATGATAAGCACGTTTTCAGATGTGATGTTGGTAGAAACAGCTCTTTGGATTGTAAATGTTAGACATCGGGTCAGAACCATTAGTGACTGGAGAGAAACCCACTGGGATTCAAACCCTCAACCTTCCTGCTACAAGGCAAGGAGGGAGACGATTAcatcatttaatttgaaatgtggAATCTACATTGGAAATGATCTAGTctaggttttattttgaaaggtcatAATAATCCTGttatcaagatttttttttacttgcctCATCTATGACatattaatgcttttattttgtagtatCTCTAACCTTTCTAATCAAAGCCCATATCAGTTTGGTTCAGCAGTGTGCTCAGTTTCCTAACGTCCTAGTTCAATCATTCCAGAGGTGTGGCCTTACATGCGTTCTTGCTGGCGCTGTCCATGGCCGTCATCCTGGCGCTCTGCTCGCTGGTGGACGATTCCTTCAGCGCCAGATAGAGAATGTTCACCAGAGCAAACTCCTGGTAGTTCCTCAGAACGTCGGCGTCGATGTCGTCATAGATCCCCAAGTTTTCTATCAGGAGACCAGACGGCAtcagaacccaacagaacccAAACAGAACCCCTACAGCACCCGGACCAGTCGGCAGAACGCGGGCCGGTACCTGAGGAAGCCACCGTGTCGATGGAGAACACGGGTTTCTGGTCCGTCTTGTAGGAGATAACGGACCTGCAGGAGCAGAACAGGTTCTGGTTGAAAACTTTgatcagttattgaaataatcagcaAATAATTTAGGAACAGAATAACCGCTAACTGGAGCAAACGGCCAAAATATTCACAtcagaaaaaagtacaaataaagaaatatgtaaTTTGTATccaagataaacaaaaaaaaatttaacttttttctgtaaatgtttcagcAAAAACTCATCAAGTGTTCGTTTAGCTTCAGCAGGTTTAGATTTACTAACggaggcaataaaatgtttctcatttaaaaatggaaattaatatttacacaATCATctcttaatgtatttctaatatcatataaaaaagacttaataaaaaaataagtaatgaaAGTTTGTCCTCTCAAAGACAATAAacagtaatattttaaagaatatgaaaaactataaaacattttaaatatccggaataaaaacacaacaatcaaaatcaaacaacagaaaccaacaaaaaacagactATGAAATGTCTCTAAAGAAAAAtgcctttcaaaaatattaatcccAGGAACAGGAGTTACGGATCTCATTTTAATGCATCATATGATTTCATGGTTTAATTAACGGCTAGCGTTCTGGGCCGGGTCGGTACCTGAATCTGTTGAAGATGATGGATCCCTGGTCGAACTCGTACCCAGAGTTCAGCAGCTCGGCCGCGATCACAGAGGCGTCGCCGAAGTTGGGCGGCTTACGGCCGACCTCCTTACAGTTCAGCAGGATGTGCTTCCCATGAGTTCTGACGAAGAGAAAGTCGGGCAGAGGTCAGGCAGAGGTCCATCAGTACCTCCAGGTCCGGTTCTGCAGCGGCTCTCACCTGTACAGCAGGCCCCTCAGCTTGTCTCCCACGTTGATCACCATCACCTCCTTGCCGGCGCCGGTCAGGTTGGCGATCTCGCTCTTGATGGTCTTGGCCACACCGGAGTGGATGGCGCCACAGAGGCCGCGGTCAGAGGTCACGCCTACGATCAGGTGCTTGGAGGCCTTGTCCTCGGGGGCCTTGATGTCGGCCTTCTCATACagagctgcaggagcagaggaagaaacGCTCTCAGTCTGAGGCAGAGTCCATTTGGATCGGAACCGGGTTGAGATGGCGTACCGAGGGCGCCGGTGCCGTATACCCGGGCCGGCTTCAGCTGCCGCTCAGCACGAGCGTACTTGGCGGCGGCCACCATCTTCATGGACTTGGTGATTTTCTGGATGTTCTTGATGGACTTCAACCGAATGGTgactaaaaaaaagtcagtcaGTCAGATCCGTCACCATGACAACAACAGTTTGATGTGATAATTAATAACTAGATCTgcagtttaaaatcaatttatattattttttaattaacataaaaaatgtaaattaaagtaAGTTCTGTTTATGAATTTGTTGGGTCCAGAAACTAAACATTTGGACGCATCAGTCCAACTCCAGCATAAACGAACCAAAAACTGACATCAAGTCTTGACATTTATGAATTTTAATATGAAACCTGAATATTCAGCAGGCTCTAATCCAAAGATGATAAACAGCTAACCTGAGGTGGCTAGCTCTGTTAGCATAGAGCTGGAAACTCACTTTATAAACAACCTGATGGATGCAGCTAGTGGGACGCAGAGAAAAGGAATctagaaaagcaacaatttgtTGGCAAAGTGGCTACAAAGTGGtttgaaaagtatttattttactggatATAATTACAGGTTAGATGTTTCAACCACTTCCAATTCAAACTTCAGCAAAACAGAATTTAATATGACTTATGCATAACTAAAAGAACacaattttttcctttttaatcatctctcaaaataaaaacaaatcaatccaCAATAGTCAtgatataaaattaaataatttcaatgtACACATAAAAAGAATACCATTTGCAAATGAAATTACAGGCTGAGATAAACGCTAGTTTTACTGATTTATGCAGGGCCCCTGCCAGGGCCTATTGAAACGCCTGATTTTAATAAATCTATAAGAGATCAAACTCCGATATGAAACTTCACCAAAATAGATCAACATAGTACAACTTTGGCCTCCACCaggtaaaaacatttatagaaaGTGTTCCTGGGGAAGTTGTGTAAATGTTCAAAGCATTTCCCGACACACTAAAAGAGAGCTCAAATTAAACTGATTATACTTAGATTTatcagatttttgtattttaaaaacatttccccGCAGTTTAAGGGGATTACTTACTGTCCTTCAGGGTAGCCATGTTCCTGACCTGCCCACTGTGGAAACAAACACCGTCAACAGTTATTGTTTAGCAAGTATAACATGATAATGAGTTCATTATGATGTTAACAGGAGGTAAAAGTGGCTGTTTAAGTTTTAACGTTCAGGGCGACTGCGTTAGCATTAGCCTCAGTTCCATTCATTAGCTGAGGCCTACAGGTTAGCGCGTCCTTCCGCTCAATAACTCCCCGTTTCACTGTCCTTGCAACCCGGACTGACTTCTGCTTCACGTCCGCTTGAACGCCACACATagagcaggaaaaaataaagactttgGTGGACTTAAACAGGCTCACCATTGTGGGGAGAACACCAACGCGCTGGTCCTGGCGAACATCCTTACCGCTATGAAGGTCAGACAGGCACGACTGCGCATGCGCAAAGTCGAATCAAGATGGACTAACGCTGCCTTCAGAGACAGACGAAAATGTTGgtaaaatgaattttaacacTGTGGCGCTGGTGAGTGAAATActctttttaaatgaagttaaatatttactcGGCTTCTATCATAAAATTAGTCTTTGAAATCTGGCAAgaggaagtggaagaaaataacggttattatttatttttattttattattttttattaccatTATCCATATTACGCCACACAAGGTCAACAAAGTgactttttcattcagtcaattcgattcaaaaatactttaggTGTAGTGCCAACTGATTTGGATTTCTGTGAATCTAATTTAACATTATTACCATTTACCCACGCTGATAAATTGAAAATTATAAATTCCAGGGCTTATGAATGCGGCACCAGTAGTCTCGCGAGTTTTCAAGTTCTTCGAGAGGTAATGGCTGCTAGTTTCCTGTGTTGTAGCGCTGTTGTCCTGTTTTCAACGGTGTAACGTCTGTTTTTGGGTCGTTTGAAAGGTGGTCGCCATGGGAAAAGCGGATTTCCTGTCCCCCAAGGCGATTAGCAACCGAATCAAGTCCAAAGGTCTCCAGAAGCTGAGATGGTACTGCCAGATGTGTCAGAAACAGTGTCGAGACGAGGTGAGAGTTTAATTAGCTTCATAGGAGTTGGTGTGTGATGCGTTCActgccagctgctgctgctctgacttAAACATAAACTGTTTGTGAGACAGAATGGCTTCAAGTGTCACTGCATGTCCGAGTCCCACCAGaggcagctgctgctggcctcGGAGAACCCCACCAAGTTCATGGACTACTTCTCCGAGTGAGTCCGTCACCATGACAACGCCGTAGCATCTGCTCCTGGAGGTCTGTTTAACGGTGTCGTTTCTCTCTACAGTGAGTTCAAAAGTGACTTCCTAGAGCTGCTCAGAAGACGCTTCGGTGAGAAAGTCACAGATGTTCTCAGAGATACCGAAGTGTTTCTGATTGGTCCGTTCTAACTGTTCTGATTGGTCCGTTCTTCCTGTCCTCTGGTTTACAGGAACCAAGAGAGTCCACAACAACATTGTCTACAACGAGTATATCAGCCACAGAGAACACGTCCACATGAACTCCACCCAGTGGGAAACCCTCACCGACTTCACCAAGTGGCTCGGCAGGAAAGGTAACTGGTTCCTGCTTTGGTTCTGGGTCCGTCCGGCTCCATGTCCCACTAACCTGTTTGGGTCGCCGGCAGGTTTGTGTAAAGTAGACGAGACTCCTAAGGGTTGGTACATCCAGTACGTGGACCGCGACCCGGAAACCATCCGGCGCCAGGAGGAGCAGGCCAGAAAGAAGAAGCAGGAACTAGATGACGAGGAGAGGAGCGCCAAGTTCATCCAGGAGCAGGTCCGAAGAGGGATGGACGGGAAGGAAGCCGAGGTGAGTTCTGACCGGCCAGAACCCGACTAGATGAGCAGAaccaaagctgcagagatcatcCTTCCCTCCTCTGTTTCCCCTGCAGGCCCAGTCCGTTTACACAGAACTCAAACGTGAGAGTGAAGAAGAGAAAGGTTGGTGTTTGTTCTGCAGGGCGATCCGGGTCTGAACTGGGCCTGAACCAGGCCTCAGACAGAACCTGATGTCTTCCTGCTTTTCTCTTCCAGTTGCTTTCAACCTGAGCGCTCCTGTGGCAAGCTCGTCCAGGTCCAGGTACTGATACCCCACCGAGCCGTCATGGCTGCTTCCGCCCAACTTCCTGTCCTCAAACCCGCTCTTTGACCTTTTCCAGCTCGGTTCTGGGTGCCAGCTCGGTTCTGGGCGCTCTGACAGTTCCAGCATCCTCATCCTCGGTCAAACGGAAAGAAGCACCGTCTGGTTCTGACTCCAAaggggagaagaagaagaaatcggCTCTGGAGGAGATCATTGAGGTTCTGGTGGTTTGTTTGGTTTccactgatgatgatgatgatgatgatgatgaaggttcTGATCGTGTTCTCTGCAGatagaggagaagaagaagaagaagcagtcGTCGGCGGTCAGGACGGATTACTGGCTGCAGCCCAACATCGTTGTCAAGATCGTCACTAAGAAGCTGGGAGAGAAATACCACAAGAAGAAGGCCGTCGTCATGGTAACAGCTGGGCGATAAATCAGTTTTATCGATTAATTGAAATCTTTGGTTTTTACagaatctggatttttttccccacctaTTCTCTCCTCTGGTTCCCACAGATCAGAGTGATGtcacggcggccatcttggttGACACGCTGTTTATTTACAGTTTGGATTCAATTCGACTTTACGGCGAATATTAGGGCCATACTACACATTTTTtcaattatgagaataaagtcttaaagtagtaattttactttacacaaaaaacaacattaaaatgaGGAATATTTATCATCTGTTAAGTTATATTTGGTTTTACAGATAAGGAAACTTTTAACACTCCAGCTTCAATTATTCTCAGTAGCAGaactttcaaataaattcagttcgTTTCCACCACAATAGTTTCAAAGAAAGAACCAGACAGTTGCAGCAATCGAATCAGATcttgaatttttaaataaatttaagactttccTCTGGTAAAAGTTGTCTTAATTCTGCTGTCATAActatattctcataattaaaaaaactctAATTTTTTGCTGTAAACTGACAAAAgggatgactgaaataaaagcaactttttaaacatttctgtaatttgacacttcatttttagaaaacaagaggaaaaccaaattaaaatctg
It encodes:
- the atp5f1c gene encoding ATP synthase F(1) complex subunit gamma, mitochondrial, which produces MRSRACLTFIAVRMFARTSALVFSPQCGQVRNMATLKDITIRLKSIKNIQKITKSMKMVAAAKYARAERQLKPARVYGTGALALYEKADIKAPEDKASKHLIVGVTSDRGLCGAIHSGVAKTIKSEIANLTGAGKEVMVINVGDKLRGLLYRTHGKHILLNCKEVGRKPPNFGDASVIAAELLNSGYEFDQGSIIFNRFRSVISYKTDQKPVFSIDTVASSENLGIYDDIDADVLRNYQEFALVNILYLALKESSTSEQSARMTAMDSASKNASEMIDKLTLTFNRTRQAVITKELIEIISGAAAL
- the kin gene encoding DNA/RNA-binding protein KIN17, with protein sequence MGKADFLSPKAISNRIKSKGLQKLRWYCQMCQKQCRDENGFKCHCMSESHQRQLLLASENPTKFMDYFSDEFKSDFLELLRRRFGTKRVHNNIVYNEYISHREHVHMNSTQWETLTDFTKWLGRKGLCKVDETPKGWYIQYVDRDPETIRRQEEQARKKKQELDDEERSAKFIQEQVRRGMDGKEAEAQSVYTELKRESEEEKVAFNLSAPVASSSRSSSVLGASSVLGALTVPASSSSVKRKEAPSGSDSKGEKKKKSALEEIIEIEEKKKKKQSSAVRTDYWLQPNIVVKIVTKKLGEKYHKKKAVVMEVKEKYGAVVKMIDSGDKLKLDQNHLETVIPAPGKRVLILNGPYRDTEALLEGIDEKKFSATLTLDSGPQKGDMVDIAYEDFSKLA